In the genome of Zobellia nedashkovskayae, the window GTTTTGGATAAAAATGTTACTTTGGAATCGGGGTGGATTGTTGTGGTTTGCCAATTAGCAAGATAGCCCATATCTTTGAGTGTTCCGTTTGTTGAATCTATTGGAACTCGCACATGACTGACTGATTTTACATGAGTCTCATTCAATCTACCTAACCGAAGATAAGAAGCACGAACTGATATTTTATTTTGATTGTCGATTACCGTAGTGATTCGTATAGTTGCAACGGAATCCGGTATGAACTCATCAAAAAATGAGTGTTGTTCAATATAACCTTGAATAACGCAGTTTCCTTTTTTCTCAATTAGCGAAATGTCAAAATCTTTTTTTTCAATTTGGAATATGCCGCGACCTTGGTAAGACTGATCAAGTTTGCAAATTACTTGATTGGTATGTTTGAAAATAACATCTTTTACAAGTAGCTTACTAATGGGTTGTAGGTTATTGTCAAACCAAAAACCATTAATATAAGAAGCTATTTCAGGAGATGCCTCAATATTCAATAATCTATTACAAAGGGGTTTTAAAAAAGAAATTTTACCGTAAGCTCCTTGAATCTTAGGAATTACAATTTTACCATAATAATTATCGGGTATCCAGCCTTCTAAGAATCTTCCGTTTATTGCGGAATAGGTATGAAGCCATGGAGAAAATCCTTTCCAGCCCAAAATTTCTATAGCATATTCATCAGCTCTCTTCTTTATTTTGGAGTCAAGTATTCCTCTGTCCTTTTCAATTTCATTCAGAGCTTTTTTTGCTAGATTGTTAGATATATGATGGTATCTACGGTCAACCAAAGTAGAGAAAGATTGTTTGGTTAAAGATTTGAGCTTTTCTATACTTAACATTAAAATAGAGTTATTCTAAGTGACTTACTATAAGCGGTGTTTTGGTAGTGGTGCGTTCTATTCGCTCAATTTGTCTGTAACCTACCTTTATCTCAAAACGTGAACGTTTCTTCAGTAATTCTGCCATTTTTTCAGCGGCATCTTTAGCGTCTTGGTTGGACATACGTGGAACATAATCTATACATACTGAAAAATCTGCCTCTTGTCGTAATTGAATTTCTTTGAAAACTTTCATATGACCGTCAAACATAGCCATTAAATGCGCACCTCTTATAAGAAGGCCTGAGGGGGTTTTAATATTTACAGTTTGTCTACCTCTTACATTTTCCATTAGTCGCAAAGGTCTACCACACTTACATCTATAATCTAGGTATTTTCCTTCGTCTCCTATTTCATAACGTATTAAAGGGAAAGCAAAATTAGTTAAGTCTGTTAAAAGTATTTTACCAGTGATGTTTGGTGGCACAGGCCTATTGTCCTTGTCTACAAACTCAATATGCACAGTATCTTGCATGATATGCAAACCATTTTGTTGTGGACACTCTGCAGCAATTAATAAGATTTCGGTGTTGCCATATTGGTCGCAAACTGGTGCGCCAAACGCTTTTTCCATTAATTCACGTTGCTCTTCAAACAATGGGGCCGAAGTTACCCAGACCATTTTGGGAGGATGGATTTTTATGTCATTATCAAGTAAATACAGAGCAAATTCAAAAACTACATCCACGTAGCCTTGAAGCAAAGTGGGTTTTATTTTATTAAAATCATGAATAAACTTATCTAATTTTTTTGTATTCAAGTCAGCCGCTGCTAGGAATATACGTTGGGTAGGCCACCAAAGTAAACTATTCCGCAATCGCTTAAAAAAAGGTCGTTTATATCTATAAATAAATGCTTGGTTTTCCCATGGCTCAACTCCCCACCAATCTAAAATACGCCACCTTATGGGTGTTTCTGGATGTCTGCAATCGTGAAGGACAGAGACAGGAAATCCTGTGCTACCGGATGTGCTAGCCTTTCTGTGAATTGATTTTGAGACATCATCCGTTCGGATACTATCAAAATTTTCGCGAAGCTCAGTTCGGGTTAATGGCTTTAGTTTTAAGAAGTCATCTTCGCTTAATACACCTCCTTTTGTAATTCCTATTTCTTGATATTTGTTTTTATAGAAAGCAGAATTTTTTATAGCATGACTAACCAGTGTTTGACGCTTTTTTAAGTTTAAGTCAGAAAGATTGTCATCCTGCAAGTTTGCGGCTGTTTCACGGTGTAAATCTTCAAGCTTTCGATTTACAAACTTGGTTTTAAATGAAAAAACTGCTTTTGAAAAGCTATTCTTCATAGTGGTATGATATTAAAAATATCTAAAAAAAAGATATCTGGTAATGGTTTGGTTCGTGCAAAATTTTTAAAAATAATCAATCAAATTGGAGGGAGTTCGATGTTGTCAAATTAAAGTTACAAATGAATCTACAATTAGTATTAACTACCATTGTGAATAACGGTATTAATCGATAAAATGCATGTGAAACATTAGTTTAAGTATTTAATTCTTTTTCAAATGCTCCCATGATTTTGTCAATGGCTAAATACTGCTCAGCATATGTTCTAGCGGCTTTTCTAATAGAGTTGCTCTCATTGCTTTGAAAAGCTTTTAAAATACCATCGTTCAAGGCTTTTTGATTTTCTGCATCAACTAATAGCCCCATATTATGTTTGCGAACTACTTTATTTAAGCTAGATTCTTCATTAGCTGTAATTAACGCTAGGCCTCCTACGGCTAAAATGGTGGTTAACTTTGAAGGCATAACTAGGTCACTAGCTTTCTTTTTTTGAATAACCAAATGCAAATTAGCCATATTTAAGAAGGCATTAAAGTCTGCTTTGGGTTGCAACGGAAGAAAACTAATGTTGGTTAATTGCATTTCTTCAGCTATGTTTTGTAAAGTTTTTTTGTAAGGTCCTGTACCGCAAATCGCAAATTTTAAATTTTTATGGGCTTCCAAGGTTTTGGCGGTATGTAAAATAGCCTCAAGGCCTTGTTTTTCTCCTATTGCACCTGAGTACAGAACAACCCAGTCGTCGGCGTTAAAACCAAATTTTTCCTTTAACATTCCACCGCTTTCAGTCATAGGGAAAAAGCTGTCCGTTCCCGTCCAATTTGGAAAAAATAATAATGGTTTTTCTGCTTTTTTTGCAATTCGGTCTATCATACCGTCAGAAATGCTACTTACAACATCGGTATGCCTAAAAATATATCGTTCTGTACCATACAAAAGTTTTAATAAACGTGGGTTTTTAATTAAACCTAAATCTTGGGCAGCCTCTATTTGTAAATCTTGAATATGATGTAAATGCTTGGCTCCTCTTAGGTTTTTATAAAGAGACCCCAAAAGCCCAGACTGAAATGACGGTGCTATGGAAATTACCCAGTCGTATTTTTTTTGAAATAACAAAGGTTGCATTCTAGCAAACGCCGCTGCAGAAAAAGAAGTATCCAAGAGCATACGTTTAAGTCCGCTGGGTTGATGAGGTACGTACATTGGACAACGTATTACTTTAAGAGTACCACCTGAATCAAAATGCTGTACTTCTTTTTTATACCAGAACCGATTTTTTCTATAGGGTTGTTGTATTTCCCAATGGGGGTAATAAGGGTAAGCGGTAAGTACAGTACAATCATGTCCTTGACCCGCTAACCACTCCATCATTTCACCAGAATACTTACCAATACCTGTTAGTTCAGGGGCAAAATTATAACCGATAAAGAGAATACGTTTAGTCTGTTTTATGTCCATAAGATATGGTTTTAATAATATGTGTAATCTGCCAACCCAAAAAGGAAGTCAGTAAGCCACCGATAGCTCCTATAGAACCCCAAATGACATCTTTTATGTCAGGGCTTCTTGAGGGTAAAAAATACTGACCGGCTTCGGCAATGATAACGATGATACATAGAGCGCCCCAAGTGTAAAACCAAACCCAAAACCTGACTCGCTTAATTATTACTAAATATAAACCTATTAAAAGACCAAGTCCAACAAAAGGTACGGCCGTTCGTCTACGGTTATTCCGTATTTGGTCTGTCCATTCTGAAAGCCAAGTAGGTATGAATGCTGATTCTTTTAGATTGGGATTGGTCTTCCAACTCAAGAAAAGAATCAAAAATAATCCCACTATAAATAACAGTGAAAATACAAACTTGGTTTTATTTTTTTTTGTTAAATATTCCATCTTTAAAGGATTAACCTAAAATAATTTGGCTTTCTCTATTTTTAAATAAATTTGCTCTATTTCATCGGTCAATTTATCTTCATTAAATCTTTGGGCATTAATTAACCCTTTTGCAATCACGTCATTTTTTTCTTTTGAAGAAATGCTTAAAGCCTTTTCTAAAACTTGTGCAGATTCATGCGCCCAAGCCTTAATCTGTTCGGGGCTTGGACATCTTTCTATAAAGAAAGCGGCATTTCCTCCAACTTCATTCATTGGGGCTTCATTTGTTGTGATTACTGGGCATCCGGAGGCCATTGCTTCGGCAACTGGCCAACCAAAACCTTCAAATAGGGAAGGGAATAAAAACATACTGGCACCTTGATAACTTTGTAATAATAAATGATTATCTGCATTCGTCAAAAAGTATATATCATTTTTAAATTGAGAAGATTCAGACGCTTCATATATTTTTTTTGAAGGTGGGTAGCCTATCAATAAAAGGGGTAGCGATTTATTGGTTACAGCGCGCCATGAGGTATATAAAGCAATAAGGCCAATTCTGTTTTTATAAAATCCATTACCTCCTACGTGTAACAAATACCCTTGCTCAAGATTATGTTTTACATGTTTACTGACTTCAATTCGTGCATTAGTAACAGAGCCGGGTATAAACATGGGGTCCAGCGCGTTATATACTTGTTCGTTTATAGCTGGCTCTCTTTTTAAAAACTTAACTAATTCTTTTTGAGTATGTTTTGAAACTGAAATAAAATTTTGGGCTTTAGAGAAACCTTTTAAGATTGAACGTTGGTATATCTTACCGGTCCAATTGGTAGGATTTTCCTTAATTAAACCTAGGGAAGATTTTAAAGCTATAAAATCATGGCAATGCACAATGTGCTTTTTGTTTTTTAACAAGGGCATCCATATGCCTAAAGCTTGGTCAATCAAAACATACAGGGTGTCTTTGGGTTTCTGCTTGCTTTTTATAAGAAATAAGAGAGGAAAAAGTATAAACTGGTCAACATAGATTAACCATTTCCTTATAGTCTTAGGAAAATAAGTTTTGGCTAGATAAGGCTTTGGATGCCAAATTTCTGAATCGTGTCCCTTCGCCGTCATACTTTTATCCAGGAAGTTGGCATAACGGTTCATGCTATAACCTCTAAGGTGATTATGATGGTTTAGAAAGATTATTTTCATGATTCGTAATTTTTACTTGAACAATATCGATGTATTTTTTTAATGTAATAATCATCAAAACTAAGATTCATAATTTTTTTGACTGTTCTTTTTTATGGTAATTATCTTAATGAAATTAAATTTATGAATAAGGATAATTAGAGCGATAACTAATGTAAAGGAAACTGTCTTTGCCAGTATGCCATCCAATTTTTGTTCAGTAGCAAATGCCAAACTAAAAACTGAATAAACAACATAGAGAGATACAATTGTTTTGCCGAAAAAAAACTCGGAGCTTCTAGAAATGAAAAGCCATAGACGGTATATTAGGATGTAGAACAAAACGGTTATAATAGAACCTAATGTAGAATAATCTGCCAGCGTTAAAAGTAATACGGAATCTGCAGAATCATAATCAACATTTTGCCTGTCTTGTAGGGTTATTTCAGATCCCAGCCCTTTATTAGGATTTAACACTTTAGGAATGGCATGGTCAATTGCAGATAATGTTATACTACCCCATGTTATATCGTGGTCACCATCATTTCTCGCTACCCAATAAATTGCTTTATATAAATTTATAGCACGGGTGTCTGTGGATTCCGAGGCGCCTTCATTGGCATCATCAAATTTGTCAACACCATAATTATAAATATTCTGTATTGAAGTAATGGGCTGTTGTACTTTAAATTCTATTGGAGATGTTCTAACGATATTGTAAAATGGAAAGTAGATGAAATATAAAAATGCCGCAAAAATAAAGGCGTAACTAATAAGTTTTTTGTTAATTAATTCTCTATTTGTACTATAGAAAACAATTCCACCAAATAGAAGAAACTCTAGTAATTCCCTTCTAGAGAGCATTAAATAATTAAGCATGAACAAGGCTAAGGAAATGGCGATTAAAATATCATATTTTTTCTTTTTTAAATTTTGAAAAAATAACATCATAGGAATAATTAGACCAAATCTAAAAATGGTGGCAAAGAGTTTGACCATTGAAGATTGTTCATAACTAGCATTTGCACTTTCTTGTTGTATTTCTTTAAAAGCTGTCATTAATGACATCTGGGGTA includes:
- a CDS encoding WcaI family glycosyltransferase, which translates into the protein MDIKQTKRILFIGYNFAPELTGIGKYSGEMMEWLAGQGHDCTVLTAYPYYPHWEIQQPYRKNRFWYKKEVQHFDSGGTLKVIRCPMYVPHQPSGLKRMLLDTSFSAAAFARMQPLLFQKKYDWVISIAPSFQSGLLGSLYKNLRGAKHLHHIQDLQIEAAQDLGLIKNPRLLKLLYGTERYIFRHTDVVSSISDGMIDRIAKKAEKPLLFFPNWTGTDSFFPMTESGGMLKEKFGFNADDWVVLYSGAIGEKQGLEAILHTAKTLEAHKNLKFAICGTGPYKKTLQNIAEEMQLTNISFLPLQPKADFNAFLNMANLHLVIQKKKASDLVMPSKLTTILAVGGLALITANEESSLNKVVRKHNMGLLVDAENQKALNDGILKAFQSNESNSIRKAARTYAEQYLAIDKIMGAFEKELNT
- a CDS encoding sugar-transfer associated ATP-grasp domain-containing protein, translating into MLSIEKLKSLTKQSFSTLVDRRYHHISNNLAKKALNEIEKDRGILDSKIKKRADEYAIEILGWKGFSPWLHTYSAINGRFLEGWIPDNYYGKIVIPKIQGAYGKISFLKPLCNRLLNIEASPEIASYINGFWFDNNLQPISKLLVKDVIFKHTNQVICKLDQSYQGRGIFQIEKKDFDISLIEKKGNCVIQGYIEQHSFFDEFIPDSVATIRITTVIDNQNKISVRASYLRLGRLNETHVKSVSHVRVPIDSTNGTLKDMGYLANWQTTTIHPDSKVTFLSKTIPQYQESVNLVLNLHERMPMVRSIGWDIIINNDNKPVLMEWNGYSNDIKFSEATQGPSFTGLGWENLHKAE
- a CDS encoding glycosyltransferase, producing the protein MKIIFLNHHNHLRGYSMNRYANFLDKSMTAKGHDSEIWHPKPYLAKTYFPKTIRKWLIYVDQFILFPLLFLIKSKQKPKDTLYVLIDQALGIWMPLLKNKKHIVHCHDFIALKSSLGLIKENPTNWTGKIYQRSILKGFSKAQNFISVSKHTQKELVKFLKREPAINEQVYNALDPMFIPGSVTNARIEVSKHVKHNLEQGYLLHVGGNGFYKNRIGLIALYTSWRAVTNKSLPLLLIGYPPSKKIYEASESSQFKNDIYFLTNADNHLLLQSYQGASMFLFPSLFEGFGWPVAEAMASGCPVITTNEAPMNEVGGNAAFFIERCPSPEQIKAWAHESAQVLEKALSISSKEKNDVIAKGLINAQRFNEDKLTDEIEQIYLKIEKAKLF
- a CDS encoding VanZ family protein, with translation MEYLTKKNKTKFVFSLLFIVGLFLILFLSWKTNPNLKESAFIPTWLSEWTDQIRNNRRRTAVPFVGLGLLIGLYLVIIKRVRFWVWFYTWGALCIIVIIAEAGQYFLPSRSPDIKDVIWGSIGAIGGLLTSFLGWQITHIIKTISYGHKTD
- a CDS encoding phenylacetate--CoA ligase family protein, with product MKNSFSKAVFSFKTKFVNRKLEDLHRETAANLQDDNLSDLNLKKRQTLVSHAIKNSAFYKNKYQEIGITKGGVLSEDDFLKLKPLTRTELRENFDSIRTDDVSKSIHRKASTSGSTGFPVSVLHDCRHPETPIRWRILDWWGVEPWENQAFIYRYKRPFFKRLRNSLLWWPTQRIFLAAADLNTKKLDKFIHDFNKIKPTLLQGYVDVVFEFALYLLDNDIKIHPPKMVWVTSAPLFEEQRELMEKAFGAPVCDQYGNTEILLIAAECPQQNGLHIMQDTVHIEFVDKDNRPVPPNITGKILLTDLTNFAFPLIRYEIGDEGKYLDYRCKCGRPLRLMENVRGRQTVNIKTPSGLLIRGAHLMAMFDGHMKVFKEIQLRQEADFSVCIDYVPRMSNQDAKDAAEKMAELLKKRSRFEIKVGYRQIERIERTTTKTPLIVSHLE